One genomic region from Streptomyces sp. NBC_00582 encodes:
- a CDS encoding helix-turn-helix domain-containing protein, translating to MDPKALGSHIRRLRREAGLSQAELAGADLSPSYVSLVEAGKRTPSAEVLSQFAERLHCEPGELIRHVDHVDVQDLELDLRYAEMALNNGDREGALSSFRSVQEKAPKAEHPDIWYRAEWGVSRCLELSGRLEEAVEHYEGLHQDSLRFPDRVASLAHVVPLCRCYRELGDLSYAIGLAENVLNELDSLNIPPTLHSVEIASTLVGLYYERGDLSRAAYLASQTIERAQKIEDRKALGAVYWNASVVMSQQGRRADALLLIERALAIYSEGDDERALARLRNAYAGLLLRTDQPDAQTAKELLDQAAQSLSRSGNNVDLAYCETSMARAHLLLGDPDSAVARATHALHLLGSQHRLQSARALTALAAAHLARGDQEAAQAACERGALMLEASEAGRQAGLAWGELGEMLEECGEYERALHAYREGMRCMGWRRTRAISTPSNASAQFS from the coding sequence ATGGATCCGAAGGCGCTTGGTTCGCATATCCGCCGCCTGCGTCGCGAGGCCGGCCTGTCGCAGGCGGAACTCGCGGGGGCGGACCTCTCACCGAGCTACGTCTCGCTCGTCGAGGCGGGCAAACGCACCCCATCAGCGGAGGTTCTCAGTCAATTCGCCGAACGCCTGCACTGCGAGCCCGGCGAACTGATCAGGCATGTCGACCACGTCGACGTTCAGGATCTCGAACTGGACCTCCGCTACGCCGAAATGGCGCTCAACAACGGCGACCGGGAAGGCGCCCTGAGCTCCTTCCGGAGCGTTCAGGAGAAGGCGCCGAAGGCGGAACACCCCGACATCTGGTACCGCGCAGAGTGGGGGGTTTCCCGCTGCCTGGAGCTGAGTGGCCGCCTCGAGGAGGCGGTGGAACACTACGAGGGCCTGCACCAGGATTCCCTGCGTTTCCCGGACCGCGTGGCATCGCTGGCCCATGTGGTGCCGCTATGCCGCTGTTACCGGGAACTGGGCGACCTCTCGTACGCCATCGGATTGGCCGAGAACGTCCTGAATGAACTCGACTCCCTCAACATCCCGCCGACACTTCACAGCGTCGAGATCGCCTCGACTCTGGTCGGCCTATACTACGAGCGGGGCGACCTGAGCCGCGCCGCCTACCTGGCCTCTCAGACCATCGAACGCGCCCAGAAGATCGAGGACCGCAAAGCGCTGGGCGCTGTCTACTGGAACGCCAGCGTGGTGATGAGCCAGCAGGGCAGGCGCGCGGACGCGCTCTTGCTGATCGAACGAGCTCTGGCGATTTATTCCGAAGGCGACGACGAACGCGCCCTGGCCCGCCTGCGCAACGCCTACGCGGGACTGCTGCTGAGGACCGACCAGCCGGACGCCCAGACCGCGAAGGAACTCCTCGACCAGGCCGCGCAGAGCCTCTCCAGGTCCGGAAACAACGTCGACCTGGCGTACTGCGAGACGTCGATGGCGCGGGCGCACCTGCTCCTGGGTGACCCCGACTCCGCCGTCGCTCGCGCCACCCACGCGCTGCACCTCCTCGGTTCGCAGCACCGTTTGCAGTCCGCTCGAGCCCTGACAGCACTGGCCGCCGCGCACCTCGCACGCGGAGACCAGGAGGCGGCGCAGGCCGCGTGTGAACGGGGCGCCCTGATGCTCGAGGCGTCCGAGGCGGGCCGTCAGGCCGGCCTCGCATGGGGCGAGTTGGGGGAAATGCTGGAGGAGTGCGGCGAGTACGAGCGCGCCTTGCACGCCTACCGCGAGGGTATGCGCTGCATGGGGTGGCGCCGTACTCGCGCGATCAGCACACCATCCAATGCGTCGGCTCAGTTCTCATAG
- a CDS encoding JmjC domain-containing protein, giving the protein MPKPHLARWVGDADAFLDGSWRRGPLVHRPDPALRPPLSLADLDALLETGLLHSPFFEMARADEFVPKEAYCSARTVNRTAHPGYADARKVRDQLDKGNTLLLRCVDQWHPATARLVADLSAELGRRIEAFLFVTPPGGQGLPLHRDDADVLTLQISGSKHWYVHTGPTDDRWAPGPVAPGEDPELLLTKVLGSGEVLYIPRGFAHLATGDAGLSVHLSLTIREVSTADLQRALQYSLVEGLRPAGSRPGDDAALQAAAKGLLDHYRLRLETVSPADLVEAARRAQLAQALPRISAKLMALAEELTAAPEKPTAA; this is encoded by the coding sequence ATGCCCAAGCCCCACCTCGCCCGCTGGGTCGGCGACGCCGATGCCTTTCTCGACGGCTCCTGGCGCAGGGGACCGCTCGTCCACCGCCCCGACCCCGCCCTCCGACCACCCCTCTCCCTCGCCGACCTCGACGCCCTGCTGGAGACTGGACTCCTGCACAGCCCGTTCTTCGAGATGGCCCGCGCCGACGAGTTCGTCCCCAAGGAGGCGTACTGCTCCGCTCGCACGGTCAACAGGACCGCCCACCCGGGCTACGCGGACGCCCGCAAGGTGCGCGACCAGCTGGACAAGGGCAATACGCTGCTCCTGCGCTGCGTCGACCAGTGGCACCCGGCGACCGCCCGACTCGTGGCCGACCTCTCCGCTGAGCTCGGCCGCCGCATCGAGGCCTTCCTCTTCGTCACCCCGCCCGGAGGCCAGGGCCTGCCCCTGCATCGCGACGATGCCGACGTCCTGACTCTCCAGATCAGCGGCAGCAAGCACTGGTACGTGCACACCGGGCCCACCGACGACCGGTGGGCACCAGGCCCTGTCGCACCGGGCGAAGACCCCGAACTGCTGCTGACCAAGGTGCTGGGCTCAGGTGAGGTCCTCTACATCCCGCGCGGCTTCGCCCACCTGGCCACCGGTGACGCGGGCCTGTCAGTCCACCTCTCCCTCACGATCCGCGAGGTCAGCACCGCCGACCTGCAGCGCGCCCTGCAGTACTCTCTCGTAGAGGGGCTGCGGCCCGCCGGATCCCGCCCCGGTGACGACGCGGCGCTGCAGGCGGCGGCGAAGGGCTTGCTCGACCACTACCGCCTGAGGCTGGAGACGGTCTCGCCGGCCGACCTCGTCGAGGCGGCCCGTCGCGCCCAGCTGGCCCAAGCCCTGCCCCGGATCTCGGCGAAGCTCATGGCACTGGCCGAAGAACTGACCGCGGCGCCCGAGAAGCCGACGGCAGCCTGA
- a CDS encoding cytochrome P450, translated as MPSVPHLAAPPPDPEDILAETTLRDPYPFFASLRRHDPVHWNPCTGTWYVTGYDDVTALLTDRRLGAVAGEGFPRGLTPAQQRVTASLERFFGRWLVFSDPPYQQHLRARLQPLFTPAAVAELAERIEDAAGRAALRLARAAQHGPPDLMRDFSRPFALDAVCELLGLTREEQGRAVGWSDALVGYLGASRFDSDVTHTAADAVRDLTAHVTRILLPRGSGAVARCLAPLLESGAIDGEEAAAVVAQLLTGGVEPVSTTIGVAVCARHACAGAASHTGEHTTYADAVEEALRYDAPFHFAPRRAATALTLHGRSLAAGDRVVLVLASANRDERVFAAPDVYDPTRPRARHVAFGLGGHYCLGAVLARTETAAALRALDREVPGLRVDPSAVGRAPAFGATVLRPFPSLV; from the coding sequence GTGCCGTCCGTCCCCCACCTCGCGGCCCCCCCGCCGGACCCCGAGGACATCCTCGCGGAGACCACGCTGAGGGACCCGTATCCCTTCTTCGCCTCGCTGCGCCGGCACGACCCCGTGCACTGGAACCCGTGCACCGGCACGTGGTACGTCACCGGATACGACGACGTGACCGCCCTGCTCACCGACCGCCGGCTGGGCGCCGTGGCAGGCGAGGGTTTCCCTCGTGGGCTCACGCCGGCACAACAGCGTGTCACGGCGTCCCTCGAACGGTTCTTCGGGCGCTGGCTGGTCTTCTCCGACCCTCCCTACCAGCAGCACCTGAGGGCGCGGCTCCAGCCGCTGTTCACTCCCGCCGCCGTGGCGGAACTCGCCGAACGGATCGAGGACGCCGCCGGCCGGGCCGCGCTCCGCCTCGCCCGCGCGGCTCAGCACGGTCCCCCGGACCTGATGCGCGACTTCTCCCGCCCCTTCGCCCTCGACGCGGTGTGCGAGTTGCTCGGCCTGACCCGCGAGGAACAGGGCCGCGCGGTCGGCTGGTCGGACGCCCTGGTCGGCTACCTGGGAGCGTCCCGTTTCGACTCCGACGTCACCCACACCGCCGCGGACGCCGTGCGGGACCTCACCGCCCACGTCACCCGCATCCTGCTGCCCCGAGGCAGTGGAGCCGTCGCCCGCTGCCTCGCCCCTCTCCTGGAATCCGGCGCGATCGACGGCGAGGAGGCGGCGGCAGTCGTCGCCCAGCTGCTGACCGGGGGCGTGGAACCGGTCAGCACCACCATCGGGGTAGCCGTCTGCGCCCGCCACGCCTGCGCCGGGGCCGCGTCGCACACCGGCGAGCACACGACGTACGCCGACGCGGTCGAGGAGGCCCTCCGCTACGACGCCCCCTTCCACTTCGCCCCCCGGCGCGCCGCCACCGCCCTGACCCTGCACGGCCGCAGCCTCGCAGCCGGCGACCGGGTTGTCCTCGTCCTCGCCTCGGCCAACCGCGACGAACGCGTCTTCGCCGCCCCCGACGTCTACGACCCCACCCGCCCCCGCGCCCGCCACGTCGCCTTCGGCCTCGGCGGCCACTACTGTCTCGGCGCTGTTCTCGCCCGCACCGAGACGGCCGCCGCCTTGCGTGCCCTCGACCGGGAAGTCCCCGGCCTGCGCGTCGATCCGTCGGCCGTAGGCCGCGCCCCCGCCTTCGGGGCGACCGTACTGCGTCCCTTCCCGTCCCTCGTCTGA
- a CDS encoding amino acid--tRNA ligase-related protein yields the protein MTTVSVTPATTGTSDDRFLRILDDPRYRVLVDLQDLISYETAVFWRQRAVKCLHLPITTNSVSSPMGLGSDSLPVCVDLFGVPTFLADSMQFMLEYGCRLSRKGSYYLMPSFRGEETDATHLNQFFHSEAEIPGGLDDVIAVADAYLRHIAAAALVQVGPALTAVAGTTRHIEDLLARPSARLTFDDAVSELGGKPAYFTDNGSWRTITRAGERELIARFGPAVWLTHFDHLSVPFYQAYDETGQKALNADLLLGPGEVIGCGQRHVTGAETLDALRRHEVPSADYDWYVRMKAEHPMATSGFGMGIERVLMWLLQHDDIRDMQILERYNGRLTTP from the coding sequence ATGACCACTGTCAGCGTCACCCCCGCGACCACCGGCACATCCGACGACCGGTTCCTGCGCATCCTCGACGACCCCCGCTACCGGGTACTGGTGGATCTGCAGGACCTCATCAGCTACGAGACCGCCGTCTTCTGGCGGCAGCGCGCAGTCAAGTGCCTCCACCTGCCGATCACCACCAACTCCGTCTCCTCCCCGATGGGACTGGGCAGTGACTCGCTGCCGGTCTGCGTCGACCTGTTCGGCGTGCCCACCTTCCTGGCCGACTCCATGCAGTTCATGCTCGAGTACGGCTGCCGGCTCTCCCGGAAGGGCAGCTACTACCTCATGCCGAGCTTCCGCGGTGAGGAGACGGACGCCACCCACCTCAACCAGTTCTTCCACAGCGAGGCCGAGATACCCGGTGGCCTCGACGACGTCATCGCCGTCGCGGACGCCTACCTCCGGCACATCGCCGCCGCCGCCCTGGTCCAGGTCGGCCCCGCCCTCACCGCCGTGGCCGGCACGACCCGCCATATCGAGGACCTGCTCGCCCGCCCTTCCGCCCGGCTCACCTTCGACGACGCGGTGTCCGAACTCGGCGGAAAGCCCGCCTACTTCACCGACAACGGGTCCTGGCGGACCATCACCCGAGCCGGCGAGCGGGAGCTCATCGCCCGCTTCGGGCCGGCCGTCTGGCTGACCCATTTCGACCACTTGTCGGTGCCCTTCTACCAGGCTTATGACGAGACGGGGCAGAAGGCGCTCAACGCCGACCTTCTGCTCGGCCCCGGCGAAGTCATCGGCTGCGGCCAGCGCCACGTGACCGGCGCTGAGACCCTCGACGCCCTGCGCCGACACGAGGTTCCCAGCGCCGACTACGACTGGTATGTCCGCATGAAGGCGGAACACCCCATGGCCACCAGCGGCTTCGGCATGGGCATCGAGCGGGTCCTGATGTGGCTGCTGCAGCACGACGACATCCGGGACATGCAGATCCTGGAGCGCTACAACGGCCGGCTGACCACCCCCTGA
- a CDS encoding FAD-binding protein: MTAVVLLGGRGVGGPENFGLLARCAGLLDAPWGATRAAIDAGWAPAERLVGASGQWFRAGTAVLFGVSGSLQHTVAVRADRVLAINTDPGAVLMAQAEIAVCADAGEVLGALAARLEERGASAVDLIPQAGPSPAGVPHEVCGPPPPGGRAGDRYRALFAPPPRPPGPPPEGTSGDQAARLLVTALTARPS; encoded by the coding sequence ATGACAGCGGTCGTGCTGCTGGGCGGTCGTGGTGTGGGCGGCCCCGAGAACTTCGGGCTGCTGGCGCGGTGCGCCGGGCTGCTGGACGCACCCTGGGGCGCCACCCGCGCGGCGATCGACGCGGGATGGGCACCGGCCGAGCGTCTGGTCGGAGCCTCCGGGCAGTGGTTCCGTGCCGGTACGGCCGTGCTGTTCGGCGTGTCGGGAAGCCTGCAGCACACGGTCGCGGTGCGGGCGGACCGAGTGCTGGCGATCAACACGGACCCGGGGGCCGTGCTGATGGCGCAGGCCGAGATTGCGGTGTGCGCGGATGCCGGTGAGGTGCTGGGCGCGCTGGCCGCGCGGCTGGAGGAGCGGGGAGCGTCAGCGGTGGATCTGATCCCGCAAGCCGGTCCGTCTCCCGCGGGCGTGCCGCACGAAGTCTGCGGCCCGCCGCCCCCCGGCGGGCGGGCCGGCGACCGCTACCGGGCGCTGTTCGCTCCCCCGCCGCGTCCGCCCGGGCCACCTCCCGAGGGCACCAGCGGCGACCAGGCCGCGCGGCTCCTGGTCACGGCGCTCACGGCAAGGCCGTCGTGA